In the Syntrophorhabdaceae bacterium genome, CCCTCCTTGATTGTCCAGTTGCGCTCTGATGTCGTGAAAGCTTTTTTGCTGGCAAGGATATGATATATACATTCCCCGGAAAATTCCACAGGAATGAACAGCCCCCTGCGGCCACCCGGCAGGAGCCTTGCACCCCTGCGGAAACATGAGGCATCCGCTCCTGACGCCCTGCGTCTTGTGCCTGCCGGTTCCGGCCATGTCTGTGCGATCTTACCGGATTAAGTTTCTCCCCGCAGATACCGAATACAGTTGCAGGACGATGTTGAGAAAGACGAAGCCGGAAACGCAGGAACATCAGGAATGGGGTTGCCAAATACGAACGAGGAGATTATATTAGAGCCATGACAACGGAAGAGGAAAAAATGGTCACCAGATACGCCGATCAGGCATTCAGGGGAACGACTATCCGCCAGGAATATCCTGCATGTGAATGCGGCAAGATCTTCAGCGAAAAAAACCTTCGCGAGGCCCCGGGCGTGTTCTTCAAGAGCGTTGATGTCTTCGGCAAGACCTTTACGCTTATCGAACCCGTGTGCCCCATATGCAAACGCAAGATCCCGGCAAGCTTCAATATCCTTAACTAGCCCCCGCCCGGAACCACGTCTGTGACGAGAGGCTCTTTGTCCACAGCCAAGCAAGATCGATGTAAACATTTCCTTGCCATGAAGGGTTCCCCGGGAACTTTCAACCCTTTGGTCAATCTTCATCCTTGAGGAATAATCGATGGTATTCGGGTTCGGTGAGGTGTTTTTTAAGCATCTTTCCTATGACCTCAAATACCTCTGCCAGATCGTCATCAGACATCCGTTTCAGGACTGTTTCCATGAGATCGTCATCGGAGAATTTCTGCAGGAACACCCGCACCGTATCCTCATCGGTTTGCCTGTCCATGCCGTAACCGAGAAATCCGTCAAAGGTCTCTACGAACAGATGGGAGTGGTTTGCCATGATCGCACCCGCTTTCCTGTATTTTGCCCGACCATCGGGCGCTCTGGAAGGTAGTTTAATCCAGAATCGTTCGGCAATCAAATATGTGTTATCGTCATCCGTCGTTATGCTGAAGTGTGCCTGAGTCACAGAAAGAAAGGGCAGACTCCTGTTCGAGGATCGCCAGGATCCTTTCCGCCAGGGGTCCGTAGGAGGGATGCGCCCGCGCTCTGGGGCGCTCCATTTCCACATCGATGACCTCAAGTATCCGGCCCGGTCTCGCGGACATGACCATGATGCGGTCGGCGAGATATATGGCCTCGTCCACACCGTGGGTCACGAAGAGGATCGTCTTGCGGTGGTTTTCCCAGATCCGGAGAAGCTCCTTTTGCAGGAGGATCCTGGTGTGTGCATCGAGGGCGCCGAAGGGTTCGTCCATGAGGAGGACGTCGGGGTTGTTGGCAAGAGCTCTGACGATGGCAACGCGTTGTCTCATGCCGCCCGAGAGCTCATGGGGGAAGGCCCGCCAGAAATCTTCCATGCCCACAAGGCGCAGGTACTCCATCGCTTTTGCCTCGCGCAGTAACCGCGGCGCGCCGAGGAACTCGGGGCCCAGAGCGACGTTGTCAAGCACGTGCCTCCACGGCAGGAGGGAGTATTCCTGAAATACCATACCGATTTCCTTTCGCGGCCGCGAGATTGCCTCACCCCTGTAGTCTATTCTGCCGGAGGTGGTTGTCTCGAGGCCTGCTATCATGCGCAGGAGGGTGGATTTTCCACACCCCGACGGTCCCACTATGCACACGAAATCGTTCTCGGGGACGTCGAAACTGACCTGGGCCACTGCCTCCACGGCTGCGCCGTTGTTGCTCCGGAACTCCTTCTGCAGCGCATGGATACGGAGAATGGGGCTGGCCTTCATCGTGTCAACCTTGTCCATGCGAACTTGCGGTCCTCGATAAACCGAAAGAAGAGGTCCAGAAAAGCGCCGATGGCGCCGATACTGATCATGCCGGCAATGACGATGTCCGTTCTTGCGAGCGTATAGGCGTGGGTGATGAGGTAGCCGACACCGGAAAGACTCCCCGGCAGCATTTCGGCCGACACGAGGCACATCCAGGCCACCCCAAGCCCGATCCGCATGCCGTTGACTATGGAGGGGGACGCGGCAGGCAACAGGATCTTCCGGAATATGTCCCGCTCGCTGGCCCCCAGCACCCGCGCCGAATCCAGAAGGGTGCTCCGAACGCCCATGACGCCGTGAATGGTGCTGGTCAGTATCGGGTAGAAGGCCCCTATGAAGATGAT is a window encoding:
- a CDS encoding ABC transporter ATP-binding protein, with the protein product MDKVDTMKASPILRIHALQKEFRSNNGAAVEAVAQVSFDVPENDFVCIVGPSGCGKSTLLRMIAGLETTTSGRIDYRGEAISRPRKEIGMVFQEYSLLPWRHVLDNVALGPEFLGAPRLLREAKAMEYLRLVGMEDFWRAFPHELSGGMRQRVAIVRALANNPDVLLMDEPFGALDAHTRILLQKELLRIWENHRKTILFVTHGVDEAIYLADRIMVMSARPGRILEVIDVEMERPRARAHPSYGPLAERILAILEQESALSFCDSGTLQHNDG